Part of the Citrobacter sp. Marseille-Q6884 genome, AACAACCGATGAACTGGTGTTTACCAGGCCGCATGGCGAGCAGGAACAACAGATTCTGACTGCAGAAGCAGTGGAGTTTCTGACTGAACTGGTGACACGATTTACACCAAAAAGGAATAAACTTCTCGCTGCACGCATTAAGCAGCAGCAGGATATTGACGACGGTAAGTTGCCTGGATTTATTTCGGAAACAGCTTCCATTCGTGAAGGTGACTGGAAAATTCGCGGTATTCCTGATGATTTACAGGATCGCCGTGTAGAGATCACCGGGCCGGTTGAGCGCAAAATGGTGATTAACGCCTTGAACGCAAACGTCAAAGTTTTTATGGCTGACTTTGAAGATTCTCTGGCGCCTGAGTGGAGCAAGGTGATTGATGGGCAAATCAACCTGCGCGATGCGGTAAATGGCACCATCAGCTACACCAACGAAGCGGGCAAGATTTACCAACTGAATCCCGATCCGGCCTTATTGATTTGTCGTGTGCGTGGCCTGCACCTGCCAGAGAAGCACGTGACATGGCGCGATGAAGCCATTCCCGGCAGTCTGTTCGACTTTGCCCTCTATTTCTTCCACAACTATAAGGCGTTGTTGGCAAAAGGCAGCGGTCCTTATTTTTACCTGCCGAAAACGCAGGCTTGGCAAGAGGCTGCCTGGTGGAGTGAAGTTTTCAGCTATGCCGAAGACAGATTTAACCTGCCGCGCGGCACGATCAAAGCCACGCTGTTGATTGAAACATTGCCGGCTGTCTTCCAGATGGACGAGATCCTGCACGCACTGCGTGACCATATTGTGGGCCTCAACTGCGGTCGCTGGGACTACATTTTCAGCTATATCAAAACGCTGAAGAACCACCCGGACCGCGTCCTGCCGGACCGTCAGGTGGTGACGATGGATAAACCTTTCCTCAGCGCCTACTCACGTCTGCTGATTAAAACCTGCCACAAGCGCGGTGCCTTTGCGATGGGCGGTATGGCGGCCTTTATCCCCAGCAAAGACGCTGAACGTAACAACCAGGTGCTGAATAAAGTAAAAGCGGATAAAGCGTTGGAAGCGAATAACGGTCATGACGGTACCTGGGTTGCCCATCCGGGGCTTGCGGATACCGCGATGGCGATTTTCAACGATGTGCTGGGTGAAAACAAAAACCAGCTCTTCGTCACCCGCGATACCGATGCGCCGATCACGGCAGAAGAACTGCTGGCGCCATGCGAGGGCGAGCGCACTGAGGAAGGCATGCGTGCCAATATCCGTGTTGCCGTGCAATACATTGAAGCCTGGATCTCTGGCAACGGCTGCGTACCGATTTACGGTCTGATGGAAGATGCGGCTACCGCCGAAATCTCCCGAACCTCCATCTGGCAGTGGATCCATCACCAGAAAACGCTCAGCAACGGTAAACCGGTTACCAAACCGTTGTTCCGCCAGATGCTGGCCGAAGAGATGTTGGTCATTCAGGACGAGCTCGGCGAACACCGCTACAGCAGCGGGCGTTTTGATGATGCCGCGCGCCTGATGGAGCAAATCACGACATCTGACGAACTGATCGATTTCTTAACCTTGCCTGGCTATCGCTTACTGGCTTGATTCACCCACCGTTTACCCTATGGAGCATCTGCACATGAAAACCCGTACCCAACAAATCGAAGAATTACAGAAAGAATGGACACAACCTCGCTGGGAAGGCATTACCCGCCCTTACAGCGCGGAGGAAGTGGTGAAATTGCGTGGCTCGGTCAACCCGGAATGTACTCTGGCGCAGCTTGGCGCGGCGAAGATGTGGCGTCTGCTGCACGGTGAATCGAAGAAAGGCTATATCAACAGCCTCGGTGCGCTGACCGGTGGTCAGGCGCTGCAGCAGGCGAAAGCCGGTATTGAAGCGGTCTATCTTTCAGGCTGGCAGGTGGCGGCGGATGCCAACCTGGCATCCAGCATGTACCCGGACCAATCGCTGTATCCGGCGAACTCTGTCCCTGCGGTGGTGGATCGGATCAACAACACCTTCCGTCGTGCGGATCAGATCCAATGGTCAACCGGTATTGAGCCGAACGATCCACGCTATGTGGATTACTTCCTGCCGATCGTCGCTGATGCTGAAGCCGGTTTTGGCGGTGTACTGAACGCGTTTGAACTGATGAAATCGATGATTGAGGCTGGTGCAGCGGCCGTTCACTTCGAAGATCAGCTGGCTTCGGTGAAAAAATGTGGTCACATGGGCGGCAAAGTACTGGTGCCGACTCAGGAAGCCATTCAGAAACTGGTAGCAGCCCGTCTGGCAGCAGACGTCATGGGTGTTCCGACGCTGGTGATTGCCCGTACCGATGCTGACGCGGCAGATTTGATCACCTCTGATTGCGATCCGTATGACAGCGAATTCATCACCGGTGAGCGCACCAGTGAAGGTTTCTACCGTACACATGCGGGTATCGAGCAGGCGATCAGCCGTGGTCTGGCCTACGCGCCGTATGCTGATCTGGTGTGGTGCGAAACCTCCACCCCGGACCTCGAACTGGCGAAGCGCTTTGCTGATGCAATTCACGCTAAATTCCCAGGGAAACTGCTGGCCTACAACTGTTCGCCATCGTTTAACTGGCAGAAAAATCTGGACGACAAAACCATCGCCAGCTTCCAGCAGCAACTGTCGGACATGGGCTACAAATACCAGTTCATTACCCTGGCAGGCATTCACAGCATGTGGTTCAACATGTTCGACCTCGCACATTCCTATGCGCAGGGCGAAGGCATGCGCCACTACGTCGAGAAAGTTCAGCAGCCAGAATTTGCGGCGGCCAAAGACGGTTATACCTTCGTGTCTCACCAGCAAGAAGTGGGCACCGGTTACTTCGATAAAGTGACCACCATCATTCAGGGTGGCACGTCATCCGTTACCGCACTGACGGGGTCAACGGAAGAATCCCAGTTCTGATTGTCCTGAGATGCCGGATAGCGCATTTGCCTGTCCGGCCTACTGAGCACTGTAGGTCGGATAAGGTGCTTGCACTGCCATCCGACAATTGTTGAGGGTAAACAATGTCGCGTGGCATGGAATTACTGATTGCTCAAACTATTCTGCAAGGCTTTGACGCGCAGTACGGTCGATTTCTGGAAGTGACGTCCGGCGCGCAGCAACGTTTTGAACAGGCCGACTGGCATGCGGTGCAGCAGGCGATGAAAAGTCGTATCCATCTCTATGATCATCATGTGGGTCTGGTGGTGGAACAGTTGCGCTGTATCACCGATGGCAAGAGCACCGATGCGGCGTTTCTGCTTCGGGTTAAAGAGCATTACACCCGGTTATTGCCGGATTACCCACGCTTCGAAATTGCGGAGAGCTTTTTTAACTCCGTCTACTGCCGGTTATTCGATCACCGCTCACTGACACCCGAACGTTTGTTTATTTTCAGCTCCCAACCGGAGCGCCGGTTTCGCACAATTCCTCGCCCGCTGGCGAAAGATTTTTTCCCGGATGCCGGCTGGGAACCGCTGCTGATGCGCGTACTCAGCGATCTGCCGCTGCGCCTGCCGTGGCAGAATAAAATTCGTGACATCCACTACATCATCGAACACCTGACGGAAACCTTCGGTGCAGCGGTGCTGCAGCGCTGTCATTTACAGGTAGCGAACGAACTGTTCTATCGCAACAAGGCCGCCTGGCTGGTTGGCAAGCTCATCACTCCGACGGGGACGCTGCCATTTTTACTGCCGATACACCGCACTGACGAAGGTGAATTGTTTGTTGATACGTGTCTGACGACCACGGCAGAAGCCAGTATCGTGTTTGGTTTTGCCCGCTCTTACTTCATGGTTTACGCACCATTGCCTGCGGCGCTGGTGGAGTGGCTGCGTGAGATCCTGCCCGGTAAAACTACCGCTGAGTTGTATATGGCGATTGGCTGCCAGAAACATGCGAAAACGGAAAGTTATCGCGAATATTTGCTCTATCTTGCCGGGAGTCACGAACAGTTTATCGAAGCGCCCGGAATACGCGGCATGGTCATGCTGGTATTTACGCTGCCGGGTTTCGATCGGGTATTCAAAATTATCAAAGATAAATTTGCTCCACAGAAAGAGATGTCGGCTGCTCACGTCCGTGCCTGTTATCAACTGGTGAAAGAGCACGATCGTGTTGGGCGCATGGCAGATACTCAGGAGTTCGAGAACTTCGTGCTGGATAAGCGGCAAATCGACCCGGCACTGATGGCGCTGTTGCAACAGGAAGTCCCTGAAAAGATAACCGATCTGGGCGAGCAGATTGTGATTCGCCATCTGTATATCGAACGTCGGATGGTCCCGTTAAATATCTGGCTGGAGCAGGTGGAGGGCCAACAACTGCGGGATGCGATTGAAGAGTATGGCAACGCCATTCGCCAGCTTGCCGCTGCGAATATTTTCCCCGGCGACATGCTGTTTAAAAACTTCGGTGTCACCCGTCACGGGCGCGTGGTGTTCTACGACTACGATGAGATTTGTTATATGACGGAAGTGAATTTCCGCCATATCCCGCCGCCGCGTTACCCGGAAGACGAGATGGCCAGCGAGCCGTGGTACAGCGTGTCGCCGGGGGACGTCTTCCCGGAAGAGTTTCGTCACTGGCTATGTGCTGACCCGCGTATTGGACCGCTGTTTGAAGAAATGCATGCGGATCTGTTCAGTGCCGATTACTGGCGGAGCCTGCAAACGCGCATCCGTGAAGGGCACGTGGAAGATGTTTATGCCTACCGCCGCAAGCAGCGCTTTAGCGTAAGGTTTGCATGAGTTTCTGTCGGCCGGGTAAGGCGTAACCGCCCCCCGGCAAAAAATACCTTAACGAATCCCGCCGTACGCCAGCGTCACCTCTTTCGCGGCTTTGATGGCCAGCGCACCAAACTCAGTAACACGGTCGTCAGTAATACGCGAAATCGGGCCGGAGATCGAGATGGCGGCAAAGGGCTCGCGGTGCTCATCGTAAATGCAGGATGCTATGCAGCGCAGACCAAGCGCGTGTTCTTCATCATCAAAGGAATAGCCGCGTTTACGCGTCTGGGCGAGATCTTCTTTCAGGTGTAGCGGAGAAACCAGCGTGGCGTGGGTATAGGCGTGCAGCCCTTTGCGGTGCAGCAGGCTGGTCACTTTCTCCTCGCTGAGCTGGGCTAAGAATGCTTTCCCTGCGCCGGAGGCGTGCATCGGCAGCTTGCCGCCTATAGGAGCAGACATGCGCATCAACTGCGTACACTGCACCTGGTCGATAATGATCGCCTGATGGTCGCTCTGATCCAGCACGGCCAGATTCACCGTTTCACCGGAGTCCTCCATCAGTTTACGCAGAATCGGGTGGACAATCGCCAGCAGATTACGGCTTTGCAAAAAACTGCTGCCGACGATGAATGCGTGAGCCCCCACAGCCCAGTGTCCCAGTTCGCCAACCTGGCGGACAAAACCCTGCTGCTGCATGGTGGTCAATAAGCGGTGCGTGGTGGAATTGGGTAAGCCAGCCTGTTGCGCCAGCT contains:
- the aceB gene encoding malate synthase A, encoding MNQQATTTDELVFTRPHGEQEQQILTAEAVEFLTELVTRFTPKRNKLLAARIKQQQDIDDGKLPGFISETASIREGDWKIRGIPDDLQDRRVEITGPVERKMVINALNANVKVFMADFEDSLAPEWSKVIDGQINLRDAVNGTISYTNEAGKIYQLNPDPALLICRVRGLHLPEKHVTWRDEAIPGSLFDFALYFFHNYKALLAKGSGPYFYLPKTQAWQEAAWWSEVFSYAEDRFNLPRGTIKATLLIETLPAVFQMDEILHALRDHIVGLNCGRWDYIFSYIKTLKNHPDRVLPDRQVVTMDKPFLSAYSRLLIKTCHKRGAFAMGGMAAFIPSKDAERNNQVLNKVKADKALEANNGHDGTWVAHPGLADTAMAIFNDVLGENKNQLFVTRDTDAPITAEELLAPCEGERTEEGMRANIRVAVQYIEAWISGNGCVPIYGLMEDAATAEISRTSIWQWIHHQKTLSNGKPVTKPLFRQMLAEEMLVIQDELGEHRYSSGRFDDAARLMEQITTSDELIDFLTLPGYRLLA
- the aceA gene encoding isocitrate lyase, with translation MKTRTQQIEELQKEWTQPRWEGITRPYSAEEVVKLRGSVNPECTLAQLGAAKMWRLLHGESKKGYINSLGALTGGQALQQAKAGIEAVYLSGWQVAADANLASSMYPDQSLYPANSVPAVVDRINNTFRRADQIQWSTGIEPNDPRYVDYFLPIVADAEAGFGGVLNAFELMKSMIEAGAAAVHFEDQLASVKKCGHMGGKVLVPTQEAIQKLVAARLAADVMGVPTLVIARTDADAADLITSDCDPYDSEFITGERTSEGFYRTHAGIEQAISRGLAYAPYADLVWCETSTPDLELAKRFADAIHAKFPGKLLAYNCSPSFNWQKNLDDKTIASFQQQLSDMGYKYQFITLAGIHSMWFNMFDLAHSYAQGEGMRHYVEKVQQPEFAAAKDGYTFVSHQQEVGTGYFDKVTTIIQGGTSSVTALTGSTEESQF
- the aceK gene encoding bifunctional isocitrate dehydrogenase kinase/phosphatase; its protein translation is MSRGMELLIAQTILQGFDAQYGRFLEVTSGAQQRFEQADWHAVQQAMKSRIHLYDHHVGLVVEQLRCITDGKSTDAAFLLRVKEHYTRLLPDYPRFEIAESFFNSVYCRLFDHRSLTPERLFIFSSQPERRFRTIPRPLAKDFFPDAGWEPLLMRVLSDLPLRLPWQNKIRDIHYIIEHLTETFGAAVLQRCHLQVANELFYRNKAAWLVGKLITPTGTLPFLLPIHRTDEGELFVDTCLTTTAEASIVFGFARSYFMVYAPLPAALVEWLREILPGKTTAELYMAIGCQKHAKTESYREYLLYLAGSHEQFIEAPGIRGMVMLVFTLPGFDRVFKIIKDKFAPQKEMSAAHVRACYQLVKEHDRVGRMADTQEFENFVLDKRQIDPALMALLQQEVPEKITDLGEQIVIRHLYIERRMVPLNIWLEQVEGQQLRDAIEEYGNAIRQLAAANIFPGDMLFKNFGVTRHGRVVFYDYDEICYMTEVNFRHIPPPRYPEDEMASEPWYSVSPGDVFPEEFRHWLCADPRIGPLFEEMHADLFSADYWRSLQTRIREGHVEDVYAYRRKQRFSVRFA
- the iclR gene encoding glyoxylate bypass operon transcriptional repressor IclR: MVATVPAKRGRKPAATTTPATGQVQSLTRGLKLLEWIAESNGSVALTELAQQAGLPNSTTHRLLTTMQQQGFVRQVGELGHWAVGAHAFIVGSSFLQSRNLLAIVHPILRKLMEDSGETVNLAVLDQSDHQAIIIDQVQCTQLMRMSAPIGGKLPMHASGAGKAFLAQLSEEKVTSLLHRKGLHAYTHATLVSPLHLKEDLAQTRKRGYSFDDEEHALGLRCIASCIYDEHREPFAAISISGPISRITDDRVTEFGALAIKAAKEVTLAYGGIR